In Pseudomonadota bacterium, the following proteins share a genomic window:
- a CDS encoding DUF1573 domain-containing protein: MNRSLVAFSLSVLLVGWLSHSPALIINAQAQESAKRGTVQVAERSFDFGSAQQGQKVVHEFEIRNIGNGELRIQGLNTTCGCTAATVGSPVILPGASDKIKVEFDSAGFSGNKTKSVEVLTNDPSMPSFVLTIKGNIVPGATARPVMLEFGRITQSASEDERRRSFTVDVPESVDATINSVHIPSPYVQIQEVTHAGRRASYTVTLLPQAPRGPFRDRLVVEFSGTAQPALNIPIVAFVEGDLIVSPATVSFGVVSGVEPIERRVKFENRSKQAVSIESLLSSDAAVTATLVDSQPGKSGVIVVRVDPSKVTSDMKATVEIATNHPTERVVFLNVFGVLPPKQ; the protein is encoded by the coding sequence ATGAATCGCAGTCTAGTAGCTTTTTCTCTCTCTGTGTTACTTGTCGGCTGGTTATCACACAGCCCGGCTCTGATCATTAACGCGCAGGCGCAGGAGTCCGCAAAACGGGGCACCGTTCAGGTAGCGGAGCGTTCATTTGATTTTGGTTCAGCACAGCAGGGGCAGAAGGTTGTGCATGAATTTGAGATCCGAAATATCGGCAACGGAGAGCTCCGTATTCAGGGGCTTAATACAACATGTGGATGCACTGCGGCAACCGTTGGCTCCCCGGTTATACTGCCTGGGGCCTCGGACAAAATTAAAGTTGAGTTCGATTCCGCTGGATTCTCTGGAAATAAAACAAAGAGCGTCGAGGTGCTTACAAACGATCCAAGCATGCCGAGCTTTGTGCTTACCATTAAGGGTAACATTGTACCTGGAGCGACCGCGCGACCAGTAATGCTTGAATTCGGAAGGATAACTCAGAGCGCCTCAGAGGATGAGCGACGCAGGAGCTTCACGGTCGATGTACCTGAATCAGTTGATGCAACTATCAATTCGGTCCATATCCCATCTCCATACGTTCAGATCCAGGAGGTCACGCACGCTGGGCGGCGCGCCTCTTATACCGTTACGCTACTTCCCCAGGCGCCCCGTGGGCCCTTTAGGGATCGTTTGGTAGTTGAGTTCTCGGGGACAGCTCAACCCGCTCTTAACATACCTATAGTGGCGTTCGTTGAGGGCGATCTGATCGTCAGCCCCGCAACCGTTTCATTCGGTGTTGTGTCGGGAGTGGAGCCCATTGAGCGCCGAGTTAAGTTTGAAAACAGATCGAAGCAAGCCGTTAGCATCGAATCACTTTTAAGCTCGGATGCCGCAGTAACTGCAACACTCGTTGATAGTCAGCCCGGAAAGAGTGGGGTAATCGTTGTGAGGGTGGATCCCTCAAAGGTTACCAGCGATATGAAAGCTACGGTTGAAATCGCCACAAATCATCCAACCGAGCGGGTTGTATTTCTCAATGTGTTTGGAGTTTTGCCACCAAAGCAGTAA
- a CDS encoding PilN domain-containing protein has product MITVNFLRAEQSAKILRVKQHRQLCMTALFSSVVCLLVAIMLKKYTAELESTLDALRADHRVANLVKQQQGQVLAQRSQRNQIVRLVEDLHIERSGTAGVSIILREIINALPAALWLSDIEQGREGVRLLGYADRAEDLSTFAHTLEEGQLFSAVRVDATSRIQSGDGRGRSFVVHLAQQRPSEPDPQIER; this is encoded by the coding sequence ATGATAACAGTAAACTTCCTAAGAGCTGAGCAAAGCGCCAAGATATTAAGGGTTAAACAGCACCGCCAACTCTGTATGACCGCCCTATTCTCATCGGTTGTGTGCCTGCTTGTCGCTATTATGCTGAAAAAATATACCGCCGAGTTAGAGAGCACCCTCGATGCTCTACGTGCTGACCACAGGGTTGCGAATCTAGTCAAGCAGCAACAGGGGCAGGTGCTGGCGCAAAGGAGTCAACGTAATCAGATCGTAAGGCTAGTTGAGGATCTTCATATCGAGAGGAGCGGCACAGCTGGCGTCAGTATTATTCTGCGGGAGATTATTAACGCGTTACCGGCAGCTCTCTGGCTCTCTGATATTGAGCAGGGCAGGGAGGGGGTCCGTTTGTTGGGGTATGCCGATAGAGCTGAGGATCTCTCCACATTCGCGCACACCCTGGAAGAGGGCCAACTATTTTCTGCCGTAAGGGTTGACGCAACTAGCAGGATTCAAAGCGGAGACGGGAGGGGACGCTCCTTCGTTGTGCATCTTGCACAGCAAAGGCCGAGCGAGCCAGATCCACAGATTGAGAGGTAG
- a CDS encoding J domain-containing protein produces MARSLRVLQVLIICSVSILYSPLLAMADSVSYQGIALPVTSLGKLGHGQVAVAVFNQAALVSESQVGRRVVLLYTSSGRLHDLSLQSIGELLVAASADGDGQLTVALLTALLHDPIISHADVVKIVQQMTATELGRRSLVEALREVVPQSTTDRVCPIIFQLNVQELESLVLQGRELLEPLVRCRSYGFDLAEQDFTQGRIEPGTQRVQQVVALMQGDASERVELLAWLSSVSMVHKSEAALDNKTFEQHLEILRVAPLTARLAPSITKQLALAFAERALAQGQAVLTLRIISNLNFNERTTKHHELLLRALDLQPAAVMQAMAEPTIKTALLLYASKDEQIAVKIAPLLYAQAELSQRPAESILLRIKRALVPISLASGALLLLLFLFIRQRRQRHRQRQEHSRAQALHSEDPNGYVAELAPKQPRAQGAGVEVRLSAEYLEVLKFFNLNPQVSIAEIKLAYRQAVKAVHPDLNQGAPADTTEEFIYITQRYERLLELHEQESEDR; encoded by the coding sequence ATGGCCCGTTCTCTCCGTGTGCTACAGGTACTTATTATTTGTAGTGTGTCGATCCTGTACTCTCCATTATTGGCGATGGCGGATAGTGTCTCTTACCAGGGCATAGCACTGCCGGTTACCTCTCTAGGTAAATTGGGACATGGTCAGGTCGCTGTAGCGGTATTTAATCAAGCGGCCCTCGTCTCTGAGTCTCAAGTTGGACGGCGTGTTGTCCTACTCTACACATCCTCTGGGCGCCTACACGATCTATCGTTACAGAGTATCGGGGAGCTGCTAGTTGCGGCGAGTGCTGATGGTGATGGCCAACTTACAGTGGCGTTACTGACAGCACTTCTGCATGACCCCATTATTTCACACGCAGATGTTGTAAAAATAGTGCAGCAGATGACGGCGACAGAGCTAGGAAGACGCTCGTTAGTCGAGGCTCTGCGCGAGGTGGTCCCGCAGAGCACAACAGATCGGGTCTGCCCAATTATTTTCCAGCTAAACGTTCAGGAGCTAGAGAGCCTGGTGTTACAAGGGAGAGAGCTATTAGAACCCCTGGTGCGATGTCGATCGTATGGATTTGATTTGGCAGAGCAGGATTTTACCCAGGGCAGGATTGAACCAGGCACCCAGCGCGTGCAGCAGGTCGTAGCTCTGATGCAGGGTGATGCTAGCGAGAGGGTGGAGTTGTTAGCGTGGCTGAGCTCCGTTTCGATGGTTCATAAATCAGAAGCCGCACTTGATAATAAAACCTTTGAGCAACACCTTGAAATTCTCAGAGTTGCGCCACTTACAGCAAGGCTTGCTCCATCAATCACCAAGCAGCTTGCGCTCGCTTTTGCTGAACGGGCGCTTGCCCAGGGGCAAGCTGTCTTGACCCTGCGCATTATCTCAAATTTAAACTTTAATGAGCGCACGACTAAGCATCATGAACTACTGCTACGCGCACTGGATCTGCAGCCTGCGGCGGTTATGCAGGCTATGGCAGAGCCCACTATAAAAACGGCCCTGCTGTTATATGCCAGTAAGGATGAGCAGATAGCTGTAAAGATTGCGCCTCTTCTTTACGCGCAGGCCGAACTTAGCCAGCGGCCTGCTGAATCTATTTTGCTGCGCATTAAAAGAGCTTTGGTGCCGATATCGCTAGCTAGCGGGGCTCTGTTGTTACTCCTATTCCTTTTCATTCGGCAACGCAGACAGAGACATAGACAGAGACAGGAACATAGTCGGGCGCAAGCTCTGCATAGTGAAGATCCTAATGGATATGTAGCAGAGCTAGCCCCAAAGCAACCTAGAGCGCAGGGCGCAGGAGTGGAGGTAAGGCTTTCTGCTGAGTATCTTGAGGTTCTCAAGTTCTTTAATCTTAATCCACAGGTGTCTATAGCGGAGATAAAGCTCGCCTATCGCCAGGCGGTTAAAGCGGTACATCCGGATCTCAATCAGGGCGCACCAGCTGATACAACAGAGGAGTTTATCTACATTACTCAGCGCTATGAGCGACTTTTAGAGTTACACGAGCAAGAGAGCGAAGATAGGTAG
- the pilM gene encoding pilus assembly protein PilM, with amino-acid sequence MDFLTLKNRILERSSSLVGVDLGRGAIRVVELGSCRGASSGIATPVRWGVREIKSAAYGSEERLAASLRELLIEAKIRSRRFAVALPAQRVFTKVLRLPQGPLEELALKVHSEVIAETALKHDQIQIDYTVLPSPNLLEHRVFVAVARKADLRSVVSVIERIGGEVVIVDIEPLALYNAWYHYRPDYCAKTLAIVQINPCYVGVSIYRDRVPVVLREFPKDASENGAQVVARLGEAIAGEIRLEAGAHLEAVEHVLISGEPLIAKGVQQILQGAVQAKICLGDSIMESELSVAVGLALRGF; translated from the coding sequence ATGGATTTTTTAACGCTCAAGAATAGAATCCTGGAACGCTCCTCCTCCTTAGTTGGGGTCGATCTAGGTAGGGGAGCTATTCGTGTTGTCGAGCTCGGCAGTTGTAGAGGAGCTAGCTCTGGCATAGCTACTCCTGTGCGCTGGGGGGTACGAGAGATAAAATCAGCTGCTTATGGTAGTGAGGAGCGCTTGGCAGCTAGCCTAAGGGAGCTTCTGATTGAAGCTAAGATACGGTCGCGGCGGTTTGCCGTGGCGCTACCCGCGCAGAGGGTCTTTACGAAGGTACTTAGGTTACCGCAAGGCCCCCTGGAGGAGCTCGCCTTAAAGGTGCATTCAGAGGTCATAGCAGAGACCGCACTTAAGCACGATCAGATTCAGATCGACTATACGGTATTACCTTCGCCTAACTTATTAGAGCACCGTGTCTTCGTTGCCGTAGCGCGCAAAGCCGATCTGCGTAGCGTTGTATCTGTTATAGAGAGGATCGGTGGAGAGGTTGTTATTGTGGATATAGAGCCGCTAGCGCTCTACAACGCCTGGTACCACTATCGGCCAGACTACTGCGCTAAAACCCTTGCAATAGTTCAGATCAATCCCTGCTATGTCGGGGTCAGCATCTATCGAGATCGGGTACCTGTAGTGCTTCGAGAATTTCCTAAGGATGCAAGTGAAAATGGTGCGCAGGTAGTTGCGCGCCTAGGGGAGGCTATCGCCGGTGAGATACGCTTAGAGGCTGGCGCACACTTAGAAGCAGTAGAGCATGTTTTAATATCGGGGGAGCCGCTAATTGCCAAGGGCGTTCAGCAGATACTGCAGGGGGCCGTACAGGCAAAAATCTGCCTTGGAGATTCCATCATGGAGAGCGAGCTTAGTGTCGCAGTTGGTTTGGCGCTTAGGGGGTTTTAG
- the pilQ gene encoding type IV pilus secretin PilQ — protein MLTLKGSTLSDTVTKGALFSDSPKSVIRSARPIVAGKDVLVRIFSQPSAYLTAREHNGAVIVEETHDLARVVSDIRAQLAPPDKKDEKELKNQKNEKVQKDKNEPKAETNQKGKQAEVVAKNPDTDKKPVVVKVKGKNTVGGISEADLDALLGDKSSYSGRLISLDLQDTDIDNALRIIAEVSNLNIVASEEVSGKVTLRLLDVPWDQALDVILRSNGLDKVLEGNVMRIASVEKLRVERENLKHAQDAEEELEPIGVKYLRVSYAKAAEMKILVETVLSERGSVAYDERSNQIIVKDVRNGLKNVVELVSKLDLRTPQVLLETQIVEASRNLSRELGSELGFQYIQSPSTGNGTGLNFPSSVSIGGSTVPGTTTGSSFPAAVSAAGGSAVSMLFGSADGTKSLEFRLSQLEQEGRIRIISRPAVATTNNKAAQIKSVEKFRVKLPNGGLSVATGSGAQANGAGATATEVIEAGITLNVTPQASPDYFILLDIKAKSSTFGSKEVDKIPNEFERSASSTVLVSSGQTFALGGIYKITEGDRISGVPFFKDIPVLGTFFRRSVVDDSDEELLFFITPRIVEGSFDDASMKAAS, from the coding sequence GTGCTGACGCTAAAGGGCAGCACCCTTTCAGATACAGTTACGAAGGGGGCGCTATTTTCAGACTCTCCAAAATCAGTGATTAGATCTGCACGACCTATCGTTGCTGGTAAGGATGTGCTCGTTAGGATCTTTTCTCAACCTAGCGCATACCTTACGGCACGCGAGCATAACGGAGCGGTGATCGTTGAAGAGACGCACGATCTAGCCAGGGTGGTAAGTGATATTAGAGCACAACTTGCACCACCTGATAAGAAGGACGAGAAGGAGTTGAAGAATCAAAAGAACGAAAAGGTGCAGAAGGATAAAAATGAGCCAAAGGCGGAAACTAATCAGAAAGGCAAACAGGCCGAAGTAGTAGCAAAAAACCCAGATACTGATAAGAAGCCCGTAGTTGTGAAGGTTAAGGGCAAAAATACAGTAGGAGGAATATCAGAGGCAGATCTCGATGCGCTGCTTGGTGATAAATCAAGTTATAGTGGGCGCCTCATCTCCCTCGATCTTCAGGATACGGATATCGATAACGCGCTCAGAATCATCGCAGAGGTTTCAAACCTCAATATAGTTGCAAGCGAGGAGGTAAGCGGCAAAGTTACACTTCGCCTCCTTGATGTTCCATGGGATCAGGCACTAGACGTAATCCTTAGGAGTAACGGACTTGATAAGGTTCTTGAGGGCAACGTGATGCGGATCGCTTCAGTTGAGAAGTTGCGAGTTGAGCGTGAGAACCTAAAGCATGCACAGGACGCAGAGGAGGAGCTTGAGCCGATTGGTGTTAAGTATCTAAGGGTCAGCTACGCAAAGGCAGCGGAGATGAAGATCCTTGTAGAGACCGTTCTCTCAGAGCGAGGATCTGTTGCTTACGATGAGCGATCAAATCAGATAATCGTGAAGGATGTTAGGAACGGGCTCAAGAACGTAGTGGAGCTTGTTAGCAAGCTCGATCTTCGTACCCCACAGGTGCTCCTTGAAACCCAGATCGTCGAGGCTAGTCGCAACCTTTCGCGTGAATTGGGTAGCGAGCTTGGATTCCAGTATATTCAATCACCATCGACTGGAAACGGTACGGGTCTTAACTTTCCATCCTCGGTCTCGATTGGTGGTAGCACTGTACCTGGTACGACCACCGGTTCCTCTTTCCCGGCCGCTGTAAGTGCTGCGGGTGGATCTGCGGTTAGTATGCTCTTTGGTAGCGCCGATGGCACAAAGAGCCTTGAGTTCAGACTCTCGCAGCTTGAGCAGGAGGGGCGCATCAGAATTATCAGTCGACCAGCCGTAGCAACAACTAACAACAAAGCGGCACAGATTAAGAGCGTTGAGAAGTTCAGAGTTAAGCTTCCTAACGGAGGACTCTCGGTAGCAACAGGATCTGGTGCACAGGCCAATGGAGCTGGCGCTACCGCTACTGAGGTTATCGAGGCCGGCATTACGCTTAATGTAACTCCGCAGGCCTCCCCAGATTACTTTATCCTGCTCGATATTAAGGCCAAGTCTAGTACCTTCGGATCGAAGGAGGTGGATAAGATTCCTAACGAGTTCGAGCGTAGCGCCAGCTCAACTGTGCTCGTATCGAGTGGGCAGACCTTTGCACTTGGAGGAATTTACAAGATTACCGAGGGGGACCGGATTTCAGGGGTACCGTTTTTTAAGGACATTCCGGTGCTCGGTACCTTCTTTAGACGAAGTGTCGTTGACGATTCAGATGAGGAGCTTCTGTTCTTCATCACGCCGCGCATCGTTGAGGGAAGTTTCGACGACGCAAGTATGAAGGCCGCGAGCTAA
- the accC gene encoding acetyl-CoA carboxylase biotin carboxylase subunit, with translation MKSLPFQKILIANRGEIALRIIRACHELGIKTVAVHSTADEDALHVKLATESVCIGPALAKDSYLNIASIMSAAVATRADAIHPGYGFLSENSAFAEICESCGITFIGPSVRNMRIMGDKARARRVADKVGVPTIPGDSKGTLDPAEALKIADKAGYPVLLKACAGGGGRGMKIVKGPEDFVSTFQMAQREVEAAFGDGHILVEKYLPCVRHIEVQVAGDLAHNVVHLGIRDCSIQRRYQKVIEEAPSIGLPADLQNQIQDAAIELVKSVNYSSLGTVEFLADLATNKFYFIEMNTRLQVEHPVTEMVTDTDLVKEQIMLAAGAELSWQQKDIKVSGHAIEVRINAEDPRTMIPSPGLIKSYHPPGGNGVRVDSAIYAGYTVKPYYDSMIGKLIVRDLDRESCINKLLVALDEYLIDGITTNIELHRRVLSHPDFRSGNFSTKFLDQVQLFD, from the coding sequence ATGAAATCACTACCGTTCCAGAAAATTTTGATCGCCAATCGCGGTGAAATCGCTCTCCGTATTATTCGTGCCTGCCACGAGCTCGGTATTAAAACGGTAGCCGTGCACTCAACGGCTGATGAAGATGCGTTGCACGTCAAGCTTGCGACTGAGAGCGTCTGTATCGGCCCGGCGCTTGCCAAGGATAGCTACCTTAATATCGCTTCTATTATGTCTGCTGCTGTAGCAACTCGTGCCGATGCGATCCATCCTGGATATGGTTTTCTAAGCGAGAATTCGGCCTTTGCCGAGATATGTGAAAGTTGTGGCATCACCTTTATCGGACCAAGCGTGCGTAATATGCGCATTATGGGCGATAAGGCGCGTGCTCGTCGAGTTGCCGATAAGGTCGGTGTTCCGACTATTCCGGGAGATAGCAAGGGGACCCTCGATCCTGCAGAAGCTCTTAAGATAGCCGATAAGGCTGGATATCCTGTGCTACTTAAGGCCTGCGCCGGTGGTGGTGGGCGTGGAATGAAGATCGTAAAGGGGCCGGAGGATTTCGTCTCCACATTTCAGATGGCTCAGCGCGAGGTAGAGGCCGCCTTTGGAGATGGGCATATCCTAGTAGAGAAGTACCTCCCCTGTGTTCGCCACATCGAGGTTCAGGTTGCAGGCGACCTAGCTCACAACGTTGTGCACCTTGGTATTCGTGATTGTTCGATTCAGCGCCGCTACCAAAAGGTTATCGAAGAGGCCCCATCAATCGGTCTGCCAGCTGATCTACAGAATCAGATTCAGGATGCCGCGATAGAGCTGGTTAAATCGGTAAATTACTCAAGCCTTGGAACGGTAGAGTTCTTGGCTGATCTTGCAACTAATAAGTTCTACTTTATCGAGATGAATACCCGCTTGCAGGTTGAACATCCAGTTACCGAGATGGTGACCGATACTGATCTTGTTAAGGAGCAGATCATGCTAGCGGCAGGCGCTGAGCTCTCATGGCAACAGAAGGATATAAAGGTCTCAGGCCACGCTATCGAGGTGCGAATTAATGCAGAGGATCCTCGCACCATGATCCCATCACCAGGATTGATTAAGAGTTACCACCCTCCCGGTGGCAACGGTGTGCGCGTTGATTCTGCTATATACGCAGGATATACGGTCAAGCCTTATTATGACTCTATGATCGGGAAGTTAATCGTGCGCGATCTGGATAGGGAATCCTGCATAAACAAGCTTCTTGTTGCGCTAGATGAATATCTGATCGATGGTATTACAACCAATATCGAACTGCACCGCAGGGTGCTCTCACATCCTGACTTTAGGAGCGGTAACTTCTCAACAAAGTTCCTCGATCAGGTGCAGCTATTTGATTGA
- the accB gene encoding acetyl-CoA carboxylase biotin carboxyl carrier protein: MDINDIEHIIRILKQNEVTEFELEQDGTRVKLARNAAGAYTQLESRMDMVPAVHVGAQHAAPSNGTGPQEDLGRYVKVESPLVGTFYRKPSPDAELFAKEGDIISKGATLCIVEAMKLMNPIEAPSSGKIVKILVTEGKVVEFGEVLFLIDPAV, translated from the coding sequence ATGGACATTAACGACATCGAGCACATCATTAGGATCCTCAAACAAAATGAGGTAACCGAGTTTGAATTAGAGCAGGACGGCACCCGCGTTAAGTTGGCCCGTAACGCTGCAGGCGCCTATACGCAGCTTGAGTCCCGTATGGATATGGTGCCAGCTGTGCATGTCGGTGCGCAGCATGCAGCCCCATCCAATGGTACTGGACCGCAGGAGGACCTTGGTCGGTATGTGAAGGTTGAATCACCACTTGTTGGAACCTTCTACCGCAAACCATCCCCAGACGCAGAGCTGTTTGCCAAGGAGGGAGACATTATCTCCAAGGGCGCTACCCTTTGCATCGTTGAAGCTATGAAGCTGATGAACCCGATAGAGGCGCCTAGCTCCGGCAAGATCGTAAAGATACTTGTAACCGAGGGCAAGGTAGTTGAGTTCGGCGAAGTTCTGTTTCTGATCGATCCAGCGGTCTAA
- a CDS encoding AMIN domain-containing protein, producing MTLVHINIMRTALLVSCAILSASAELCRAEPIVLKSNAISGSGIRPLLPPDTMTIDISEPSKSLTSIQPSTNTKSKQLSAKEAKPTLKTIQDLQPVQDKNPSTTILARSAGSIGIKISHITGVDTISLQTTGHTPKYSVQRLSNPARLVVDVEAEKVKASRKMPVSDLNFISAIRLGAHSDRSRVVLDLSEGKQIQHEVLVINGSIVVTLRGIVASEQVSVVARSSKTDATQKLENDKIEVEGLGNEEATASKTFADIVSDQKIDRDVGTELSVAAADTEAETLLAAVAPAKGAAPTEITKLSLENGQTLTGQVAELLTTEKCPI from the coding sequence ATGACGTTAGTACATATAAATATTATGCGAACAGCGCTGCTAGTCAGTTGCGCTATCCTTTCTGCATCAGCAGAGTTGTGCCGCGCTGAGCCGATAGTCCTTAAATCCAATGCGATTTCTGGCTCTGGGATTAGGCCACTCCTACCACCCGATACAATGACGATCGATATCTCTGAGCCTTCTAAGTCTCTGACCAGCATACAGCCAAGCACCAACACCAAGTCTAAGCAGCTAAGTGCCAAAGAGGCTAAGCCAACACTAAAAACTATTCAGGATTTACAACCGGTACAGGATAAGAATCCAAGCACAACGATACTGGCACGCTCGGCGGGCTCAATCGGTATAAAGATCTCACATATCACAGGGGTCGATACGATCTCTCTTCAAACAACTGGGCATACCCCAAAGTACTCAGTTCAGCGCTTGAGTAATCCAGCTAGGTTGGTTGTTGATGTCGAGGCTGAAAAAGTTAAAGCAAGTCGCAAGATGCCCGTATCGGATCTTAATTTCATCTCTGCCATACGCCTAGGAGCACACTCCGATCGGAGCCGAGTTGTGCTTGACCTTTCAGAGGGCAAGCAGATTCAGCATGAGGTACTAGTTATAAACGGGTCTATCGTTGTTACACTTAGGGGTATAGTAGCATCCGAGCAGGTTTCCGTTGTAGCGAGATCCTCAAAAACAGATGCAACACAAAAACTCGAAAACGATAAGATAGAGGTAGAGGGGCTAGGAAACGAGGAAGCGACAGCTTCTAAGACCTTCGCCGATATAGTTAGCGATCAGAAGATCGATAGGGATGTAGGCACTGAGCTGAGCGTAGCCGCAGCAGACACAGAAGCTGAGACGCTCCTCGCAGCAGTAGCCCCTGCCAAGGGTGCAGCACCTACAGAGATCACAAAACTGTCGTTAGAAAACGGGCAAACATTAACCGGGCAGGTGGCTGAACTTCTCACTACAGAGAAGTGCCCCATCTGA